The nucleotide sequence AAGCTCCCCGAGATCCTGTACAAAGCTTTTTTCTGTATTTTTTAAAGACATGCTGCAAACTTAATTCTTTTACTTTTGCAAAAATGGGTACAGGGATACAGGGTATTTATATGGAACGTTGTTTTCAGCTGGCACAGCTGGGAGCGGGCCATGTAGCGCCTAACCCGATGGTGGGTGCCATACTCGTTCATGAAGATGCCATCATAGGGGAAGGGTATCATCAGCGGTACGGGGAAGCGCATGCGGAAGTACATTGCATTAATAATGCACTCCGGCTCCATCCGGAGCTGATCGCAAAGGCGACCCTTTATGTATCGCTGGAGCCCTGTGCGCATTATGGTAAAACGCCGCCCTGTGCTGACCTGATCATCCGGCATAAGATCCCGCGGGTGGTGATAGGCTGCCGCGATAGTTTTGAAGCGGTCAATGGCAAGGGAATTGAAAAACTGCGGAACGCCGGTGTGGAGGTCATAGAGCAGATCGCTGACGGGAAAGCCATAGCGCTGAACAAACGGTTCTTTACTTTTCACGGACTGAAACGGCCGTATATTATTCTGAAATGGGCGCAGACCAGGGACGGGATAATGGCTTCGGAAGGAGCGGAACGGTTGAAGATCACCAACCCGGTGACCGACCGGCTGGTGCACCGGTGGCGCTCGGAGGAAGCGGCGATCCTGGTAGGGGCGGCCACGGCGGTAAAAGATGATCCGTTGCTGGATAACCGCTACTGGTTTGGAAACCCGCCGCTGAAGATCATTGTATCGGCTTCAGGTAAGCTGCCGGGAGAACTGCAACTCTTTCATTCCGGGGATCCTGTATGGGTCTTTAACCGGGAACAGGCAAAAAAAGAAGCGCAGGCGGAATGGATCCGCGTGGAAGACCCGGACCTCATCGGGGGAATGCTGGACCTGTTGTTTGAACGGCAGGTTCAGAGTGTTTTTGTGGAGGGCGGCCGTCGCCTGCTTCAATCCTTTATCGACAGCGACCTTTGGGATGAGGCGCGGGTGATCACCAATACCGGGATGATTGCCGGCAGCGGGCTTCAGGCACCCCGGTTGCAGCGCCAGGCACTGCTGCAAACCACCGTTTCCGGATCCGATGAAATAGCGATTTATAAGAATATGAGTAACCAGTTTATAATTTAAAATGGATCAGGGAAATTACTATCAGACCATTGAAGCAAGCGGACAGGCAGAATTTAAAGACAGGGGAAGCCGCTTTATCGCGATCGCTTATCCGCTTAAGGATGCCGACGATTTTAAAAAGATACTGGCTGCTGTGAAAAAAGAACATCCCAAAGCCAACCATCACTGTTTTGCTTACCGCCTGGGAACAGACGGCAATACCTTCCGGGTGAGCGATGCCGGAGAACCTTCGGGTACAGCAGGAAGACCGATACTTGGACAGATCGACAGCCGGCAGGTCACAAATGTGCTGGTGGTGGTGGTCCGTTATTTCGGAGGCACACTATTGGGAGTGCCGGGACTGATCAATGCTTACAAATCAGCTGCAGCCATGGCGTTGCAGGTGACGCCTGTAGTGCGTAAACCGGTGTTGAAGACCTGTCACCTTCAGTTTGATTATACCCAGCTTAATGAAGTAATGAACGTGATAAAACAATTCGACTGCACCATCATCAAACAGGAACTGCAATTGTTTTGTGTGATGGATATCGGTATACCCAAACACCGCTTTACGGAATCGCTGATGCGGTTCGGGGATATCCGGAACCTGGTACTGACGGAACCAGCCGTTATTTCAAATTAGCCACTACATTGTCTTTTGTAATATAGCCCAGGTGCGACCATTGCAGTGCGCCCTTTTTATAAATGTGGAGCACCGGCAATGCATCTATTTTCAGTGCATCAGCCAGTTCCTGGTTCTTATCGACATCGATCCGCAGCACTGTTACCGTAGCTTGTTTTTCACGGGCGATTTCTTTAAGGTAGGGCTCCATTTTTTTGCAGGGACCACACCACTCGGCATAAAAATCAACCAGTACGATCTTATCGGTATTCAACGCTTTTTCAAAGTTAGCTTTGGTAAGTCCTTCTTTGCCCGCTGCTGCTTTTTCTTCCGGCAATTTTGCGGCGCGCCATTTCATCATACCACCTTCCATTTCATAAACCTGTTTAAAGCCCTGCCCGC is from Niabella beijingensis and encodes:
- the ribD gene encoding bifunctional diaminohydroxyphosphoribosylaminopyrimidine deaminase/5-amino-6-(5-phosphoribosylamino)uracil reductase RibD; the encoded protein is MGTGIQGIYMERCFQLAQLGAGHVAPNPMVGAILVHEDAIIGEGYHQRYGEAHAEVHCINNALRLHPELIAKATLYVSLEPCAHYGKTPPCADLIIRHKIPRVVIGCRDSFEAVNGKGIEKLRNAGVEVIEQIADGKAIALNKRFFTFHGLKRPYIILKWAQTRDGIMASEGAERLKITNPVTDRLVHRWRSEEAAILVGAATAVKDDPLLDNRYWFGNPPLKIIVSASGKLPGELQLFHSGDPVWVFNREQAKKEAQAEWIRVEDPDLIGGMLDLLFERQVQSVFVEGGRRLLQSFIDSDLWDEARVITNTGMIAGSGLQAPRLQRQALLQTTVSGSDEIAIYKNMSNQFII
- a CDS encoding IMPACT family protein, with protein sequence MDQGNYYQTIEASGQAEFKDRGSRFIAIAYPLKDADDFKKILAAVKKEHPKANHHCFAYRLGTDGNTFRVSDAGEPSGTAGRPILGQIDSRQVTNVLVVVVRYFGGTLLGVPGLINAYKSAAAMALQVTPVVRKPVLKTCHLQFDYTQLNEVMNVIKQFDCTIIKQELQLFCVMDIGIPKHRFTESLMRFGDIRNLVLTEPAVISN
- a CDS encoding thioredoxin domain-containing protein; translation: MKYAFLFLSAVLLFVTSRAQTTVLPVQQFSKALSAPAEKTILDVRTPDEYTSGHIAGSVNINWNDSSFGEKAQLLPTNLPVYVYCLSGGRSAKAAAYLRGQGFKQVYEMEGGMMKWRAAKLPEEKAAAGKEGLTKANFEKALNTDKIVLVDFYAEWCGPCKKMEPYLKEIAREKQATVTVLRIDVDKNQELADALKIDALPVLHIYKKGALQWSHLGYITKDNVVANLK